The Hydra vulgaris chromosome 11, alternate assembly HydraT2T_AEP genome contains a region encoding:
- the LOC100201262 gene encoding methylcrotonoyl-CoA carboxylase beta chain, mitochondrial, whose amino-acid sequence MFSSILVKVPVSIYNCMHSNIRVCYLSSLNYINSLNSWPKSRFKILEGQFNISPNKFNEFVDLNATVNEVFEEKRKKALNGGGDSAILQHTQRNKKILARKRIELLVDPNYPLLEIGLFSGLGLNYGDICCSGLIVVIGKISNQLCIISASDATVKGGAIYPIGVKKQTRMQEIGAENNLPCVYIIDSGGGFLPLQAEVFNPGGKVFCNEAVMNASGVPQICVVAGSCTAGAAYIPTMSNEVVMIDKISSIFLAGPPLVFAATGEQISEQDLGGASVHCKISGCADYMVKNEIEALEITKDIMSTLNMKVFINEHMNIEEPIYDIKDLSILQFARNDNGCLFIKQIISRVVDGSRFHEYKPYFGTSILTGYARINGILVGILANNGSFTPDGCLKGSNFVSLCNERGIPLIFFQDIMENNSKDETQLIKYISQLMTVVATAHVPKITILIGNSFGAGHYAMCGRSMSPRFLFRWPDSKLCIGDFYDKEMHQNFNEKEIKNNNALNHYEFEKSSYYGSARLWDDGVVLPQDTRSVLSLALNACLTHKQILCGSVQSVLRM is encoded by the exons ATGTTTTCGTCAATATTGGTAAAAGTGCCGGTTAGTATTTATAATTGTATGCACTCTAATATTCGTGTTTGTTATTTATCTTcattaaattacattaattCACTTAACTCTTGGCCAAAgtcaagatttaaaattttagaaggTCAGTTTAACATCTCTCCAAATAAGTTTAATGAATTTGTTGATTTAAATGCAACTGTAAATGAAGTATtcgaagaaaaaagaaaaaaagctttaaatggCGGTGGGGATTCTGCAATATTACAACATACACAGAGAAATAAGAAAATTCTTGCACGTAAAAGAATTGAGCTTCTAGTTGATCCAAATTACCCTttattagaaattggtttattttCTGGACTCGGATTGAACTATGGAGATATATGTTGCAGTGGTCTTATTGTTGTTATAGGGAAAATTTCAAATCAGCTTTGTATTATCAGTGCCAGTGATGCAACTGTTAAAG gtGGTGCTATATATCCTATTGGTGTAAAGAAACAAACACGAATGCAGGAGATAGGAGCTGAAAATAATTTACCGTGTGTGTATATTATTGATTCAGGAGGAGGATTCTTACCACTGCAAGCTGAGGTTTTTAATCCAGGTGGCAAGGTTTTCTGCAATGAAGCAGTTATGAATGCTTCAGGGGTGCCACAG ATCTGTGTTGTTGCAGGTTCTTGTACTGCAGGTGCTGCTTACATACCTACAATGTCAAATGAAGTAGTGATGATAGACAAAATAAGTAGCATATTTCTAGCGGGACCACCTTTAGTTTTTGCAGCTACTGGCGAACAAATTTCTGAGCAAGATTTGGGTGGGGCATCAGTTCATTGTAAAATTAGTGGTTGCGCAGATTATATggtaaaaaatgaaatagaagcattagaaataacaaaagatATAATGTCAACTTTGAACATGAAGGTATTTATTAATGAACATATGAATATCGAAGAACCGATTTATGATATTAAAGATTTATCTATTTTGCAGTTTGCTCGTAACGATAATGGTTgcttgtttattaaacaaattatttcacGAGTTGTTGATGGCAGTCGATTTCACGAGTATAAGCCATATTTTGGAACTAGCATTTTGACAGGATATGCTCGTATAAATGGAATTCTAGTTGGTATTTTAGCAAATAATGGTTCATTTACACCAGATGGTTGTTTGAAAGGTAGTAACTTTGTTTCTCTTTGTAATGAAAGAGGTATTCCTTTGATATTTTTCCAAGATATAATGGAAAATAATTCTAAAGACGAGactcaattaattaaatatatatcacaACTAATGACGGTTGTTGCTACTGCGCATGTCCCCAAAATAACTATCCTCATTGGTAATAGTTTTGGAGCTGGTCACTATGCGATGTGTGGCAGAAGTATGTCACCAAGATTTTTGTTTAGGTGGCCTGATTCAAAATTGTGTATTGGAGACTTTTATGATAAAGAAATGCACCAAAACTTTAatgagaaagaaataaaaaataataacgcATTAAACCACTATGAATTCGAGAAATCAAGTTATTATGGTTCTGCAAGGTTATGGGACGATGGTGTCGTTCTTCCACAAGATACTCGAAGTGTTCTTTCCCTTGCATTAAATGCTTGTCTGActcataaacaaatattatgtGGTTCGGTTCAAAGTGTTTTAAGAATGTAA